A part of Rhopalosiphum maidis isolate BTI-1 chromosome 3, ASM367621v3, whole genome shotgun sequence genomic DNA contains:
- the LOC113558467 gene encoding uncharacterized protein LOC113558467: MENCKNGYENTACNPNDEFGGVQISSIEMDRVTDDGMNTVVVTGCCGSGLNGNTNHLSGDKSPENGSPDVCQPKCPAVRSSPWDPLKTRIIAILTIAMVAWLMIGVFVKNL, from the coding sequence atgGAAAATTGCAAAAACGGATACGAAAATACCGCATGTAACCCAAATGACGAATTTGGTGGAGTTCAAATATCGTCGATAGAAATGGATCGTGTGACCGATGATGGGATGAATACAGTTGTCGTGACCGGATGCTGTGGTAGCGGACTGAACGGCAATACCAATCATCTGTCTGGCGATAAGTCTCCCGAAAACGGCTCGCCGGACGTATGCCAGCCCAAATGTCCAGCAGTTAGATCGTCACCCTGGGATCCACTGAAAACGCGGATCATTGCCATCTTGACTATAGCCATGGTCGCGTGGCTAATGATTGGCGTTTTcgtaaaaaatctataa